One genomic region from Dermacentor variabilis isolate Ectoservices chromosome 6, ASM5094787v1, whole genome shotgun sequence encodes:
- the LOC142585549 gene encoding mitochondrial tRNA methylthiotransferase CDK5RAP1 isoform X1, protein MLSEKVLLSKVLCHLRRNVPICRWLCHSASGELDPGVKQRVSRGPSLEYFIANSANSLAETKVPCSTEEFQHPYVTADEVRAKGKKVHFETYGCQMNVNDTEVAWSLLRDAGFERTNSASEADVVLIMTCAIREGAEGKIWSKINQLKTLKKLRKSDKCGPLQIGILGCMAERLKEKLIEKEKAVDIVAGPDSYRDLPRLLALARSGQVGVNVQLSLDETYADVVPVRLNENSKSAFVSIMRGCNNMCSYCIVPFTRGRERSRPLASILDEVRALSDQGIKEVTLLGQNVNSYRDTSAESLALIERSKDGPEILSRGFRTIYKLPVGGLRFADLLDKVSQVDKEMRIRFTSPHPKDFPDEVLEVIRDRDNICKQIHLPAQSGNNAILERMRRGYTREAYLELVHRIRDVLPNVALSSDFICGFCGETEAAHEETMSLVDQVQYSVAYVFPYSLREKTHAHRRLEDDVPLDVKKRRVAQVLSGFRRHAKELFEQQISTHQLVLVEGDSRRSPEDMVGRNDNNVRVVFPKILVPEHPSSSVKKQIQPGDYLVVQIQDCSSQVLKGVPLYATSLQQHMAEEREHVRLRHM, encoded by the exons ATGTTGTCAGAGAAAGTGCTTCTCTCGAAAGTGCTTTGCCACTTACGGCGGAACGTTCCGATCTGTCGGTGGTTGTGTCACTCTGCCTCGGGCGAGCTGGATCCCGGTGTTAAACAGAGAGTATCCCGAGGTCCTTCGCTCGAGTATTTCATTGCTAACTCTGCAAATAGCCTTGCTGAAACTAAAGTACCATGCTCAACAGAAGAGTTCCAACATCCCTACGTTACGGCCGATGAAGTCCGGGCAAAAGGGAAGAAAG TACATTTCGAAACATATGGGTGTCAGATGAATGTTAACGATACTGAAGTAGCCTGGTCCCTGTTGAGAGACGCTGGCTTCGAAAGGACCAACTCTGCGAGTGAG GCTGATGTTGTGCTCATCATGACATGTGCCATACGAGAGGGCGCTGAAGGAAAGATCTGGTCGAAGATCAATCAACTCAAAACGCTGAAGAAACTGCGCAAATCCGACAAGTGTGGGCCTCTGCAAATTGGAATCTTGG GTTGCATGGCTGAGAGACTTAAAGAGAAGCTTATAGAGAAAGAGAAGGCAGTAGACATAGTTGCAGGCCCCGACAGCTACAGAGATCTGCCACGTCTCCTGGCCCTTGCCCGTTCAGGACAAGTTGGTG TAAATGTTCAGCTGTCTCTGGATGAAACATATGCGGATGTTGTTCCTGTTCGCCTTAATGAGAACTCAAAGTCTGCATTTGT GTCCATCATGCGTGGCTGCAACAACATGTGCTCCTATTGCATTGTTCCATTCACACGTGGCCGAGAACGAAGTCGACCACTGGCGAGCATCTTAGATGAAGTGAGAGCCCTCTCAGATCAG GGTATTAAAGAGGTCACCTTGCTGGGGCAGAATGTCAACAGTTATCGGGACACTTCAGCTGAGAGCCTGGCTCTAATCGAACGTAGCAAGGATGGCCCAGAGATCTTGAGTCGGGGTTTCCGCACCATCTACAAGTTGCCTGTCGGTGGGCTACGGTTCGCCGATCTCTTAGACAAGGTCTCACAGGTGGACAAGGAGATGCGTATTCGCTTCACCTCACCCCACCCCAAAGATTTCCCAGATGAG GTGCTGGAGGTGATCAGAGACCGGGACAACATCTGCAAACAAATCCACCTACCTGCTCAAAGTGGGAACAATGCCATCCTTGAGCGCATGCGCCGAGGCTACACACGCGAAGCATACCTGGAGCTCGTGCACCGGATACGCGACGTTCTGCCAA ATGTGGCCCTGTCTAGTGACTTCATATGTGGCTTCTGTGGTGAGACTGAGGCAGCCCACGAGGAGACCATGTCCCTTGTAGACCAAGTGCAATACAGCGTGGCCTATGTATTCCCTTACAGCCTCAGAGAA AAAACGCATGCCCATCGTCGCCTTGAAGATGATGTCCCACTTGATGTCAAGAAACGCAGAGTTGCGCAAGTGTTATCCGGCTTTCGTCGTCATGCGAAAGAGCTCTTCGAGCAGCAAATTTCAACACATCAGCTCGTCCTGGTGGAAGGA GATAGCCGACGTTCGCCTGAAGACATGGTTGGCAGAAATGACAACAACGTTAGGGTTGTATTTCCAAAGATTCTTGTCCCAGAACACCCATCATCTTCAGTGAAGAAGCAGATTCAACCAGGCGATTATCTAGTTGTTCAG ATTCAAGACTGCTCAAGCCAGGTGCTCAAAGGTGTACCTTTGTATGCCACTTCTCTGCAACAACATATGGCTGAAGAACGGGAGCATGTGCGCTTAAGACACATGTAG
- the LOC142585549 gene encoding mitochondrial tRNA methylthiotransferase CDK5RAP1 isoform X2 → MKSGQKGRKADVVLIMTCAIREGAEGKIWSKINQLKTLKKLRKSDKCGPLQIGILGCMAERLKEKLIEKEKAVDIVAGPDSYRDLPRLLALARSGQVGVNVQLSLDETYADVVPVRLNENSKSAFVSIMRGCNNMCSYCIVPFTRGRERSRPLASILDEVRALSDQGIKEVTLLGQNVNSYRDTSAESLALIERSKDGPEILSRGFRTIYKLPVGGLRFADLLDKVSQVDKEMRIRFTSPHPKDFPDEVLEVIRDRDNICKQIHLPAQSGNNAILERMRRGYTREAYLELVHRIRDVLPNVALSSDFICGFCGETEAAHEETMSLVDQVQYSVAYVFPYSLREKTHAHRRLEDDVPLDVKKRRVAQVLSGFRRHAKELFEQQISTHQLVLVEGDSRRSPEDMVGRNDNNVRVVFPKILVPEHPSSSVKKQIQPGDYLVVQIQDCSSQVLKGVPLYATSLQQHMAEEREHVRLRHM, encoded by the exons ATGAAGTCCGGGCAAAAGGGAAGAAAG GCTGATGTTGTGCTCATCATGACATGTGCCATACGAGAGGGCGCTGAAGGAAAGATCTGGTCGAAGATCAATCAACTCAAAACGCTGAAGAAACTGCGCAAATCCGACAAGTGTGGGCCTCTGCAAATTGGAATCTTGG GTTGCATGGCTGAGAGACTTAAAGAGAAGCTTATAGAGAAAGAGAAGGCAGTAGACATAGTTGCAGGCCCCGACAGCTACAGAGATCTGCCACGTCTCCTGGCCCTTGCCCGTTCAGGACAAGTTGGTG TAAATGTTCAGCTGTCTCTGGATGAAACATATGCGGATGTTGTTCCTGTTCGCCTTAATGAGAACTCAAAGTCTGCATTTGT GTCCATCATGCGTGGCTGCAACAACATGTGCTCCTATTGCATTGTTCCATTCACACGTGGCCGAGAACGAAGTCGACCACTGGCGAGCATCTTAGATGAAGTGAGAGCCCTCTCAGATCAG GGTATTAAAGAGGTCACCTTGCTGGGGCAGAATGTCAACAGTTATCGGGACACTTCAGCTGAGAGCCTGGCTCTAATCGAACGTAGCAAGGATGGCCCAGAGATCTTGAGTCGGGGTTTCCGCACCATCTACAAGTTGCCTGTCGGTGGGCTACGGTTCGCCGATCTCTTAGACAAGGTCTCACAGGTGGACAAGGAGATGCGTATTCGCTTCACCTCACCCCACCCCAAAGATTTCCCAGATGAG GTGCTGGAGGTGATCAGAGACCGGGACAACATCTGCAAACAAATCCACCTACCTGCTCAAAGTGGGAACAATGCCATCCTTGAGCGCATGCGCCGAGGCTACACACGCGAAGCATACCTGGAGCTCGTGCACCGGATACGCGACGTTCTGCCAA ATGTGGCCCTGTCTAGTGACTTCATATGTGGCTTCTGTGGTGAGACTGAGGCAGCCCACGAGGAGACCATGTCCCTTGTAGACCAAGTGCAATACAGCGTGGCCTATGTATTCCCTTACAGCCTCAGAGAA AAAACGCATGCCCATCGTCGCCTTGAAGATGATGTCCCACTTGATGTCAAGAAACGCAGAGTTGCGCAAGTGTTATCCGGCTTTCGTCGTCATGCGAAAGAGCTCTTCGAGCAGCAAATTTCAACACATCAGCTCGTCCTGGTGGAAGGA GATAGCCGACGTTCGCCTGAAGACATGGTTGGCAGAAATGACAACAACGTTAGGGTTGTATTTCCAAAGATTCTTGTCCCAGAACACCCATCATCTTCAGTGAAGAAGCAGATTCAACCAGGCGATTATCTAGTTGTTCAG ATTCAAGACTGCTCAAGCCAGGTGCTCAAAGGTGTACCTTTGTATGCCACTTCTCTGCAACAACATATGGCTGAAGAACGGGAGCATGTGCGCTTAAGACACATGTAG
- the LOC142585551 gene encoding uncharacterized protein LOC142585551 isoform X1 has product MGEARVGVSASTLRRRRQAESDHPADIARREKALKKRRAKLATETDEEREARLEKKRKYDRDRKARKLAAAAAAAAAVNAASTSSSTAASLSDDTASPGGTSESALKRPGRDLVKSAQKTRGTQPSGSKVNLEQSSSTSTGVKRKLSERSGASRGSGQPARSALKRTIKEEKESSEEDSSDDEDTKYMTDKEKSLKQIIEEFKEADVMALQDALVTCKWDVCETRAYLLENPPRRMAPNPYRNAQFNIFPSSGSRDVDSDSEEEGEVTPQETVITRNEPPVKNTTGGLPNPEAPSDTDLCNSQKTVELLPVNAIKVEVVSDDEEQIDGDVHGMTSDSDESDEEIHRKPVKVEPHIITGFLDNASSDELVTISVCQPKVEAVEENRPHEMWKTVTSQRTPEDVVGRKGNNEEFILPTGHVPEHLPSSVEKQINPGDFVAVEIKESSSQVLMAASLYATALQQRLTDERERTRLRHVQPL; this is encoded by the exons ATGGGTGAAGCACGCGTCGGTGTGAGCGCGTCAACTCTTCGCCGCAGGCGCCAGGCCGAGTCTGATCACCCTGCCGATATAGCTCGCCGGGAAAAAGCACTGAAGAAGAGGCGTGCTAAATTAGCGACAGAGACAGATGAAGAGCGAGAAGCTCGACTGGAGAAGAAACGTAAATATGACCGAGACAGGAAGGCTAGAAAgttggcggcagcagcagcagcagcagctgccgtTAACGCAGCATCGACCTCGTCTTCTACGGCAGCTTCGCTTTCTG ATGATACTGCCAGCCCCGGCGGGACTTCTGAATCGGCACTGAAGAGACCTGGCCGGGACTTGGTCAAAAG TGCACAAAAGACTCGGGGCACACAACCAAGTGGCTCAAAAGTCAACTTGGAACAAAGTTCATCAACATCCACCGGAGTTAAGCGAAAGCTTTCAGAACGCAGTGGAGCATCCAGAGGATCAGGACAGCCTGCTCGCAGTGCCTTAAAAAGAACTATCaaggaagagaaagagagcaGTGAGGAAGACAGCTCGGATGATGAGGACACGAAGTATATGACTGACAAAGAGAAAAGTCTCAAGCAGATCATTGAAGAGTTCAAAGAAGCTGATGTTATG GCTCTGCAAGATGCTTTGGTGACATGTAAATGGGACGTCTGTGAGACGCGTGCCTATTTGCTGGAAAATCCACCCCGTCGGATGGCTCCTAACCCATATCGCAACGCACAATTCAATATTTTTCCCTCGTCTGGCAGCCGAGATGTGGATTCTGACAGTGAAGAGGAGGGAGAAGTGACACCTCAG GAGACAGTCATTACAAGGAATGAACCACCAGTGAAGAACACAACTGGTGGCCTGCCCAATCCCGAAGCTCCCAGCGACACTGATTTGTGTAACTCACAAAAGACAGTGGAGCTTCTGCCAGTGAATGCGATAAAGGTTGAAGTTGTCAGTGATGACGAAGAACAGATTGACGGTGATGTCCACGGTATGACCAGTGACAGTGATGAAAGTGATGAAGAAATACATCGCAAACCTGTAAAGGTTGAACCACACATTATTACGGGCTTCTTGGACAACGCTTCTTCAGATGAACTAGTTACAATCTCTGTCTGCCAACCAAAGGTTGAAGCTGTTGAGGAAAACAGGCCACATGAAATGTGGAAGACTGTG ACTAGCCAACGAACACCAGAGGACGTGGTTGGTAGAAAAGGCAACAATGAAGAATTTATACTCCCCACGGGTCATGTCCCAGAACACCTGCCGTCTTCAGTCGAGAAGCAAATCAATCCTGGTGATTTTGTGGCTGTTGAG aTTAAAGAAAGCTCCAGCCAGGTACTCATGGCTGCATCTTTGTATGCCACTGCTCTGCAACAACGCTTGACCGATGAACGAGAGCGCACACGGTTGAGGCATGTGCAGCCGCTGTAG
- the LOC142585551 gene encoding uncharacterized protein LOC142585551 isoform X2 gives MLTIDHHSERRECDLIPRLLRIMSDSLVSSGTGSSSPLSTLRQFRLRKRCSQQSPASEQCPSQSNEGQNHMHGHPSALGRIENDTASPGGTSESALKRPGRDLVKSAQKTRGTQPSGSKVNLEQSSSTSTGVKRKLSERSGASRGSGQPARSALKRTIKEEKESSEEDSSDDEDTKYMTDKEKSLKQIIEEFKEADVMALQDALVTCKWDVCETRAYLLENPPRRMAPNPYRNAQFNIFPSSGSRDVDSDSEEEGEVTPQETVITRNEPPVKNTTGGLPNPEAPSDTDLCNSQKTVELLPVNAIKVEVVSDDEEQIDGDVHGMTSDSDESDEEIHRKPVKVEPHIITGFLDNASSDELVTISVCQPKVEAVEENRPHEMWKTVTSQRTPEDVVGRKGNNEEFILPTGHVPEHLPSSVEKQINPGDFVAVEIKESSSQVLMAASLYATALQQRLTDERERTRLRHVQPL, from the exons ATGTTGACCATTGACCATCATTCTGAGCGTCGTGAATGTGATTTGATACCCCGGTTACTTCGCATCATGTCCGATTCGCTCGTCAGCAGCGGCACCGGATCATCAAGCCCGTTGAGCACGCTCAGGCAGTTTAGGTTACGAAAGAGATGTTCGCAGCAGAGTCCTGCCTCCGAACAATGTCCATCGCAGAGCAACGAGGGCCAGAATCATATGCATGGTCATCCTTCTGCGCTGGGCCGAATCGAAA ATGATACTGCCAGCCCCGGCGGGACTTCTGAATCGGCACTGAAGAGACCTGGCCGGGACTTGGTCAAAAG TGCACAAAAGACTCGGGGCACACAACCAAGTGGCTCAAAAGTCAACTTGGAACAAAGTTCATCAACATCCACCGGAGTTAAGCGAAAGCTTTCAGAACGCAGTGGAGCATCCAGAGGATCAGGACAGCCTGCTCGCAGTGCCTTAAAAAGAACTATCaaggaagagaaagagagcaGTGAGGAAGACAGCTCGGATGATGAGGACACGAAGTATATGACTGACAAAGAGAAAAGTCTCAAGCAGATCATTGAAGAGTTCAAAGAAGCTGATGTTATG GCTCTGCAAGATGCTTTGGTGACATGTAAATGGGACGTCTGTGAGACGCGTGCCTATTTGCTGGAAAATCCACCCCGTCGGATGGCTCCTAACCCATATCGCAACGCACAATTCAATATTTTTCCCTCGTCTGGCAGCCGAGATGTGGATTCTGACAGTGAAGAGGAGGGAGAAGTGACACCTCAG GAGACAGTCATTACAAGGAATGAACCACCAGTGAAGAACACAACTGGTGGCCTGCCCAATCCCGAAGCTCCCAGCGACACTGATTTGTGTAACTCACAAAAGACAGTGGAGCTTCTGCCAGTGAATGCGATAAAGGTTGAAGTTGTCAGTGATGACGAAGAACAGATTGACGGTGATGTCCACGGTATGACCAGTGACAGTGATGAAAGTGATGAAGAAATACATCGCAAACCTGTAAAGGTTGAACCACACATTATTACGGGCTTCTTGGACAACGCTTCTTCAGATGAACTAGTTACAATCTCTGTCTGCCAACCAAAGGTTGAAGCTGTTGAGGAAAACAGGCCACATGAAATGTGGAAGACTGTG ACTAGCCAACGAACACCAGAGGACGTGGTTGGTAGAAAAGGCAACAATGAAGAATTTATACTCCCCACGGGTCATGTCCCAGAACACCTGCCGTCTTCAGTCGAGAAGCAAATCAATCCTGGTGATTTTGTGGCTGTTGAG aTTAAAGAAAGCTCCAGCCAGGTACTCATGGCTGCATCTTTGTATGCCACTGCTCTGCAACAACGCTTGACCGATGAACGAGAGCGCACACGGTTGAGGCATGTGCAGCCGCTGTAG